The Brassica napus cultivar Da-Ae unplaced genomic scaffold, Da-Ae ScsIHWf_1008;HRSCAF=1414, whole genome shotgun sequence genome has a window encoding:
- the LOC125595222 gene encoding ATP-dependent Clp protease proteolytic subunit 5, chloroplastic-like isoform X2 — MGHACVSTSSASSLRITAGFVSNGSSSFDSQKLSLPLPSRKTNKLVSERKNWKRSSSSSSSTRKAVYSDGNLWTPAPPSPQGVWSIRDDLQVPSSPYFPAYAQGPPPMVQERFHSIISQLFQYRIIRCGGAVDDDMANIIVAQLLYLDAVDPTKDIVMYVNSPGGSVTAGMAIFDTMRHIRPDVSTVCVGLAASMGAFLLSAGTKGSLLILSFILKHLVLVYPSQYPR, encoded by the exons atgggtcATGCATGCGTCTCGACATCGTCGGCTTCTTCTCTGAGGATTACAGCTGGATTCGTCTCCAATGGCTCTTCCTCTTTCGATTCTCAGAAGCTTTCCCTCCCTCTTCCTTCAAG AAAGACGAACAAGTTAGTTAGCGAGAGAAAGAACTGGAAGagg tcatcatcatcatcatcatcaactcgGAAGGCTGTATACTCCGACGGCAATCTCTGGACACCTGCGCCTCCCTCTCCTCAAGGAGTTTGGTCCATAAG AGATGATTTACAAGTCCCTTCTTCTCCCTATTTTCCTGCCTACGCTCAAGGACCGCCTCCTATGGTTCAAGAGCGTTTCCACAGTATCATTTCCCAACTCTTCcaatat aggattattcgttgtggtggtgctgtGGATGATGATATGGCCAACATCATCGTTGCTCAGCTTCTTTACCTTGATGCCGTTGATCCTACTAAG GATATTGTCATGTATGTGAATTCTCCTGGTGGCTCTGTTACTGCTG GCATGGCTATCTTCGATACTATGAGGCATATCCGACCTGATGTCTCCACTGTTTGTGTTGGTCTTGCTGCTAG TATGGGAGCTTTTCTGCTTAGTGCTGGAACCAAAGGTAGTCTCCTAATCCTTTCATTCATACTAAAACATTTAGTTTTAGTCTATCCTTCTCAATATCCCAGATGA
- the LOC125595222 gene encoding ATP-dependent Clp protease proteolytic subunit 5, chloroplastic-like isoform X1: MGHACVSTSSASSLRITAGFVSNGSSSFDSQKLSLPLPSRKTNKLVSERKNWKRSSSSSSSSSSSSSSSSSTRKAVYSDGNLWTPAPPSPQGVWSIRDDLQVPSSPYFPAYAQGPPPMVQERFHSIISQLFQYRIIRCGGAVDDDMANIIVAQLLYLDAVDPTKDIVMYVNSPGGSVTAGMAIFDTMRHIRPDVSTVCVGLAASMGAFLLSAGTKGSLLILSFILKHLVLVYPSQYPR, translated from the exons atgggtcATGCATGCGTCTCGACATCGTCGGCTTCTTCTCTGAGGATTACAGCTGGATTCGTCTCCAATGGCTCTTCCTCTTTCGATTCTCAGAAGCTTTCCCTCCCTCTTCCTTCAAG AAAGACGAACAAGTTAGTTAGCGAGAGAAAGAACTGGAAGaggtcatcatcatcatcatcatcatcatcatcatcatcatcatcatcatcatcaactcgGAAGGCTGTATACTCCGACGGCAATCTCTGGACACCTGCGCCTCCCTCTCCTCAAGGAGTTTGGTCCATAAG AGATGATTTACAAGTCCCTTCTTCTCCCTATTTTCCTGCCTACGCTCAAGGACCGCCTCCTATGGTTCAAGAGCGTTTCCACAGTATCATTTCCCAACTCTTCcaatat aggattattcgttgtggtggtgctgtGGATGATGATATGGCCAACATCATCGTTGCTCAGCTTCTTTACCTTGATGCCGTTGATCCTACTAAG GATATTGTCATGTATGTGAATTCTCCTGGTGGCTCTGTTACTGCTG GCATGGCTATCTTCGATACTATGAGGCATATCCGACCTGATGTCTCCACTGTTTGTGTTGGTCTTGCTGCTAG TATGGGAGCTTTTCTGCTTAGTGCTGGAACCAAAGGTAGTCTCCTAATCCTTTCATTCATACTAAAACATTTAGTTTTAGTCTATCCTTCTCAATATCCCAGATGA